From Diospyros lotus cultivar Yz01 chromosome 4, ASM1463336v1, whole genome shotgun sequence, a single genomic window includes:
- the LOC127800410 gene encoding ethylene-responsive transcription factor ERF086, with amino-acid sequence MSTSSSKVSDKHLQGLDPSLAHAGFSTLRRNTNSPPSGGERRGRRKQAEPGRFLGVRRRPWGRYAAEIRDPTTKERHWLGTFDTAYEAALAYDRAALSMKGTQARTNFVYSDNTAFHSLLAPFDAPTVLQPPQSFFTTTTTTQTAQQQQPISQNNSFQPEVSLTETDNDSCSQSSYGSSPNDNNFFFPTDTNSGYLGCIVPESCLRPPNANNNNSMNGNATSSSHDQSFCQNTSFLYSQSHCDNSGLSTAAMASNPAGGHVAYFDGLNCGFWGGEQQPWELNSCELSAMVNNPLKVGDGCMGTLYPTNENPGYGLMPPPVTSSSTCSPSIPAFGDAVDFGYSLF; translated from the coding sequence ATGTCCACTTCCAGTTCCAAAGTATCTGATAAGCACCTCCAAGGCCTTGATCCTAGCTTGGCTCATGCAGGGTTTTCCACACTCCGAAGGAACACAAACTCACCACCAAGTGGTGGTGAGAGGAGAGGCAGGAGGAAGCAGGCTGAGCCGGGGAGGTTCCTCGGCGTCCGGCGGCGGCCCTGGGGCCGGTATGCTGCTGAAATCAGAGACCCCACAACCAAGGAGAGGCACTGGCTTGGCACATTTGATACTGCTTATGAAGCAGCTCTTGCTTATGATAGGGCAGCCCTCTCCATGAAGGGCACTCAGGCAAGAACCAACTTTGTCTACTCAGACAACACAGCTTTCCACTCTCTTCTTGCTCCTTTTGATGCCCCAACCGTACTGCAACCACCACAGAGCTtcttcaccaccaccaccacgaCTCAGACTGCACAGCAACAACAACCCATTTCtcaaaacaactcatttcagcCTGAGGTTTCCCTGACAGAGACTGACAATGACTCTTGCTCTCAATCTTCATATGGATCATCACCTAATGACAACAACTTCTTCTTCCCAACTGATACCAATTCAGGCTACTTGGGCTGCATAGTTCCAGAAAGCTGCTTGAGGCCTCCCAATGCCAACAATAACAACTCCATGAATGGCAATGCTACCAGTTCTTCTCATGATCAGAGCTTCTGCCAGAACACAAGTTTTCTCTACAGCCAGTCACACTGTGACAACAGTGGTTTAAGTACAGCAGCAATGGCTTCCAACCCTGCAGGAGGTCATGTTGCTTACTTTGATGGACTGAACTGTGGATTTTGGGGTGGTGAGCAGCAGCCATGGGAGCTGAATTCCTGTGAGCTCTCGGCTATGGTGAATAACCCATTGAAGGTGGGAGATGGGTGCATGGGAACTTTGTACCCAACCAATGAGAATCCAGGCTATGGGCTGATGCCTCCCCCAGTCACTTCTTCTTCAACTTGTTCACCATCAATTCCTGCATTCGGTGATGCAGTTGATTTTGGGTACTCTCTCTTCTGA